A DNA window from Arachis hypogaea cultivar Tifrunner chromosome 18, arahy.Tifrunner.gnm2.J5K5, whole genome shotgun sequence contains the following coding sequences:
- the LOC112770565 gene encoding pathogenesis-related protein PRB1-3-like yields MGLLAQNLPEDYLEIHNDARASVGVGELKWEINLEVDARNFVYKHRGDCLKEGPGAHFSVGQNNARKLGSLNFSGVDAVRTWVAQKKHYAYRSNCCVSGECRAYKQVVWKTTTHVGCARIICHNDVGVLITCVYEPPGNIPAIRPY; encoded by the coding sequence ATGGGTTTATTGGCACAAAATCTTCCAGAAGATTATCTTGAAATTCATAACGATGCACGTGCAAGTGTTGGAGTTGGTGAGTTAAAGTGGGAGATAAACCTAGAAGTAGATGCTCGCAATTTCGTGTATAAACACAGAGGAGATTGCTTGAAGGAAGGACCCGGGGCGCATTTTAGCGTGGGTCAGAACAATGCACGCAAATTGGGATCCCTAAACTTCAGTGGAGTCGACGCTGTGAGAACGTGGGTGGCACAGAAGAAACATTACGCCTACAGATCCAACTGTTGTGTTAGTGGTGAATGTCGTGCCTATAAACAGGTTGTTTGGAAGACCACTACTCATGTAGGTTGTGCTAGAATCATTTGTCACAATGATGTGGGCGTTCTTATTACTTGTGTTTATGAGCCTCCGGGGAACATTCCAGCCATTCGTCcctattaa
- the LOC112770566 gene encoding pathogenesis-related protein 1-like — MKRLLKILVVLLKLLSVAPLSLLAQNLPRDYLEIHNNARASVGVGPLKWEPMLEMEAYEFLHQHIVVFCSKEVPVARYVSMGHNIARELGSKNFSGIDAVRTWVAQKKNYNHTSNSCVGGECRGYTQVVWKTTTHVGCARVMCDNKNAGIVVSCVYFPPGNIPALRPY; from the coding sequence atgAAAAGACTACTAAAAATTTTGGTGGTGTTATTAAAGCTTTTAAGTGTAGCTCCGTTGAGTTTATTAGCACAAAATCTTCCACGAGACTATCTTGAAATTCACAACAATGCACGTGCAAGTGTTGGGGTTGGGCCATTGAAGTGGGAGCCAATGCTAGAAATGGAAGCTTACGAGTTCTTGCATCAACACATAGTAGTTTTTTGCTCGAAGGAAGTGCCCGTGGCGCGTTATGTTAGCATGGGTCACAACATTGCACGCGAATTGGGATCCAAAAACTTCAGTGGAATCGATGCTGTGAGGACGTGGGTGGCACAGAAGAAAAATTATAACCACACATCCAACTCTTGTGTTGGTGGTGAATGTCGTGGTTATACTCAGGTTGTTTGGAAGACCACTACTCATGTTGGCTGTGCTAGAGTCATGTGCGACAACAAAAATGCAGGAATAGTTGTTAGTTGTGTGTATTTTCCTCCGGGCAACATTCCAGCTTTACGACCCTATTAA